Proteins from one Procambarus clarkii isolate CNS0578487 chromosome 8, FALCON_Pclarkii_2.0, whole genome shotgun sequence genomic window:
- the LOC138361075 gene encoding autotransporter adhesin BpaC-like, giving the protein MLEMEGIAEEKADDQRLKRLNNAPKQPTIAPSGQATLQAANQRSKRPSNAPSGQATLQATKQRSKRPTIAPSGQPSLQAANHRSKRPSNAPSGQPTLQAANQRSKLPTNAPSGQPTLQAANQRSKLPTNAPSGQPTLQAANERSKQPTNAPSSQPTLQAANQRSKQPTIAPRGQPTFQAANQRSKLPTNAPSCQPTLQAANQRSKLPTNAPSCQPTLQAANQRSKQPTNAPSSQRTLQAANERSKQPTNAPSSQPSLQEANQRSKRPTNATSGQPTLQAANQRSKQPMNAPSSQPSLQAANHRSKRPMLRSKQPTIAPSGQPSFQAANQRSKRPINSVDPTPRAATLDNTAATLDNTAATLDNTAATLDYTAATLDNIAVTLDNTAATLDNTAATLDNTAATLDNTAATLDNTTATLDNTVATLDNTAATLDNTAATLDNTAATLDNTAATLDNTAATLDNTAATLNNTEATLDNTAATLDNTAATLDNTVATLDNTAATLDNTAATLDNTAATLDNTAATLDNTAATLDNTTATLDNTAATLDNIAVTLDNTAATLDNTAATLDNTAATLNNTEATLDNTATILDNTAATLDNTAATLDNTVATLDNTAATLDNTAATLDNTTATLDNTAATLDNIAVTLDNTTATLDNTAATLDNTAATLDNTAATLDNTAAALDTTATLDTTAATLDNTAATLDNTEATLDNTATILDNTAATLDNIAATLDNTVAILDNTAATLAITAATLDNTAATLNNTEATLDNTATILDNTAATLDNTAATLDNTVATLDNTAATLDNTAATLDNTAATLDNTAATLDNTAATLDNTTATLDNTAATLDNIAVTLDNTTATLDNTAATLDNTAATLDNTAATLDNTAAALDTTATLDTTAATLDNTAATLDNTEATLDNTATILDNTAATLDNIAATLDNTVAILDNTAATLDITAATLDNTAAILDNTEATLDNTATILDNTAATLDNIAATLDNTVAILDNTAATLDNTAATLDNTAATLDNTAATLDNTATMQDNTPATLNDTEATLDNTATILDNTAAMIDNTAATLDNTAATLDNTATILDNTAATLDNTAATLHNATDGYYIFKDIPL; this is encoded by the exons ATGTTGGAGATGGAGGGAATTGCTGAGGAGAAAG CCGACGACCAACGCTTGAAGCGGCTGAACAACGCCCCCAAGCAGCCGACCATCGCTCCAAGCGGCCAAGCAACGCTCCAAGCGGCCAACCAACGCTCCAAGCGGCCAAGCAACGCTCCAAGCGGCCAAGCAACGCTCCAagcgaccaagcaacgctccaagCGGCCAACCATCGCTCCAAGCGGCCAACCATCGCTCCAAGCGGCCAACCATCGCTCCAAGCGGCCAAGCAACGCTCCAAGCGGCCAACCAACGCTCCAAGCTGCCAACCAACGCTCCAAGCTGCCAACCAACGCTCCAAGCGGCCAACCAACGCTCCAAGCTGCCAACCAACGCTCCAAGCTGCCAACCAACGCTCCAAGCGGCCAACCAACGCTCCAAGCAGCCAATGAACGCTCCAAGCAGCCAACGAACGCTCCAAGCAGCCAACCAACGCTCCAAGCAGCCAACCAACGCTCCAAGCAGCCAACCATCGCTCCAAGAGGCCAACCAACGTTCCAAGCGGCCAACCAACGCTCCAAGCTGCCAACCAACGCTCCAAGCTGCCAACCAACGCTCCAAGCGGCCAACCAACGCTCCAAGCTGCCAACCAACGCTCCAAGCTGCCAACCAACGCTCCAAGCGGCCAACCAACGCTCCAAGCAGCCAACGAACGCTCCAAGCAGCCAACGAACGCTCCAAGCAGCCAACGAACGCTCCAAGCAGCCAACCAACGCTCCAAGCAGCCAACCATCGCTCCAAGAGGCCAACCAACGTTCCAAGCGGCCAACCAACGCTACAAGCGGCCAACCAACGCTCCAAGCGGCCAACCAACGCTCCAAGCAGCCAATGAACGCTCCAAGCAGCCAACCATCGCTCCAAGCGGCCAACCATCGTTCCAAGCGGCCAATGCTACGCTCCAAGCAGCCAACCATCGCTCCAAGCGGCCAACCATCGTTCCAAGCGGCCAACCAACGCTCCAAGCGGCC AATAAATAGTGTTGACCCAACACCTAGAGCAGCAACACTGGATAATACAGCAGCAACACTGGATAATACAGCAGCAACACTGGATAATACAGCAGCAACACTGGATTATACAGCAGCAACACTGGATAATATTGCAGTAACACTGGATAATACAGCAGCAACACTGGATAATACAGCAGCAACACTGGATAATACAGCAGCAACACTGGATAATACAGCAGCAACACTGGATAATACAACAGCAACACTGGATAATACAGTAGCAACACTGGATAATACAGCAGCAACACTGGATAATACAGCAGCAACACTGGATAATACAGCAGCAACACTGGATAATACAGCAGCAACACTGGATAATACAGCAGCAACACTGGATaatacagcagcaacactgaATAATACAGAAGCAACACTGGATAATACAGCAGCAACACTGGATAATACAGCTGCAACACTGGATAATACAGTAGCAACACTGGATAATACAGCAGCAACACTGGATAATACAGCAGCAACACTGGATAATACAGCAGCAACACTGGATAATACAGCAGCAACACTGGATAATACAGCAGCAACACTGGATAATACAACAGCAACACTGGATAATACAGCAGCAACACTGGATAATATAGCAGTAACACTGGATAATACAGCAGCAACACTGGATAATACAGCAGCAACACTGGATaatacagcagcaacactgaATAATACAGAAGCAACACTGGATAATACAGCCACAATACTGGATAATACAGCAGCAACACTGGATAATACAGCTGCAACACTGGATAATACAGTAGCAACACTGGATAATACAGCAGCAACACTGGATAATACAGCAGCAACACTGGATAATACAACAGCAACACTGGATAATACAGCAGCAACACTGGATAATATAGCAGTAACACTGGATAATACAACAGCAACACTGGATAATACAGCAGCAACACTGGATAATACAGCAGCAACACTGGATAATACAGCAGCAACACTGGATAATACAGCAGCAGCACTGGATACTACAGCAACACTGGAtaccacagcagcaacactggATAATACAGCAGCAACACTGGATAATACAGAAGCAACACTGGATAATACAGCCACAATACTGGATAATACAGCAGCAACACTGGATAATATAGCAGCAACACTGGATAATACAGTAGCAATACTGGATAATACAGCAGCAACACTGGCTATTACAGCTGCAACACTGGATaatacagcagcaacactgaATAATACAGAAGCAACACTGGATAATACAGCCACAATACTGGATAATACAGCAGCAACACTGGATAATACAGCTGCAACACTGGATAATACAGTAGCAACACTGGATAATACAGCAGCAACACTGGATAATACAGCAGCAACACTGGATAATACAGCAGCAACACTGGATAATACAGCAGCAACACTGGATAATACAGCAGCAACACTGGATAATACAACAGCAACACTGGATAATACAGCAGCAACACTGGATAATATAGCAGTAACACTGGATAATACAACAGCAACACTGGATAATACAGCAGCAACACTGGATAATACAGCAGCAACACTGGATAATACAGCAGCAACACTGGATAATACAGCAGCAGCACTGGATACTACAGCAACACTGGAtaccacagcagcaacactggATAATACAGCAGCAACACTGGATAATACAGAAGCAACACTGGATAATACAGCCACAATACTGGATAATACAGCAGCAACACTGGATAATATAGCAGCAACACTGGATAATACAGTAGCAATACTGGATAATACAGCAGCAACACTGGATATTACAGCAGCAACACTGGATAATACAGCAGCAATACTGGATAATACAGAAGCAACACTGGATAATACAGCCACAATACTGGATAATACAGCAGCAACACTGGATAATATAGCAGCAACACTGGATAATACAGTAGCAATACTGGATAATACAGCAGCAACACTGGATAATACAGCAGCAACACTGGATAATACAGCAGCAACACTGGATAATACAGCAGCAACACTGGATAATACAGCAACAATGCAGGAtaatacaccagcaacactgaatGATACAGAAGCAACACTGGATAATACAGCCACAATACTGGATAATACAGCAGCAATGATCGATAATACAGCAGCAACACTGGATAATACTGCAGCAACACTGGATAATACAGCCACAATACTGGATAATACTGCAGCAACACTGGATAATACAGCAGCAACACTGCATAACGCAACAGATGGATATTACATATTTAAAGATATCCCCCTTTGA